The DNA window ACCATCCTTTGCTACAGGCATGGAATCCACAGGAAAATAAAGAAGGCTTTGCTCCTTCTGCAGTTCAAGTTCTACGTTTCATAGATGACACTGTGGAAGCTTTCTTCATGTTGCCCATATCCATGCACGCAGCTTTACTTCCTGAATTGGTATCTGGTCTTGACAAATCTATCCAACAATACATTTTGAAAGCAAAATCCGGCTGCGGTAAATATTCCATGCATTAGTTAGCATTTGATTTACCAAATTGAGTTATTCAATCCTTGTGTGACTAGGTTTTTCCCTTATGTTCTGCAGGGAACCGTAATACATTCATCCCGACTTTGCCTGATTTGACCAGGTGTTCAACAAAAGGAAAACATCACGGTGTATTCCGTAAAAAAGAAAAGCCACAAATGACTCAGAGGAGGAAAACCCTTGTTAGAACCACGAGTGATGATAACTCTTTCGATGTGCCCCACCTGTATGTTCGCATTAATACTATGCAGCGTATTCGCATGGAATTAGGGGTTCTGGAAAAGAGGATAGTTGCCAATCTTAGCAGCTCTAATTCCTCCAACGAGGATGATATAGCAAACAGGGCGAGCTTCAAGCTTTCTGCAGTCGCTGCAGTGGAAGGTATCCGTCAACTCTGCGAGTGTATAGCTTACAAAGCTATTTTCCAAAATCTATGTCACGTTCTTTGGGATGGTCTATATGTTGGAGAAGTTTCATCAGCCAGGATTGAGCCTTTTCTTCAAGAGCTTGAGCAATACTTAGAGATCATATCATCAACGGTACATGATAAAGTTAGAACACGAGTAATTATTGAAGTAATGCGGGCTTCTTTCGATGGGTTCCTGTTGGTTTTGTTGGCTGGAGGTTCATCTCGTGCTTTCTCTTTGCAAGATTCTATTGTAATAGAGGAAGATTTCAAGCTTCTGAGTGACTTGTTCTGGTCAAATGGGGATGGCTTACCGGCCGAATTAATCGAAAAACATTCTGCAACCGTTCGAGGTGTACTCCCCTTATTTCACACGGATACACAAAGCATAATTCAGCAATTTATCCAAATTACTAAGGAAATGTATGGCTCTTCGACTAAATCACGACTTCCATTGCCTCCAAAAGCAGATCAATGGAGGCCAAGAGAACCCGACACACTTCTGCGAGTTTTATGTTACAGGAATGATGAAGCAGCAGCCAAGTTCCTTAAGAAGAATTACAACTTGCCTACAAAAGTCTAACAAATTGATAACTAACCCCTTCGATATTTCACACCTTGCCTGCCACCTTATATATATATGGTGCTTTAGGAAATTTCTTCTGCTCTGAAATTTCCTTTAGTGAAGCATGAAGCTCTTAATCAGTGTCAGTGGTTTGATTGACTTTAGGAAATATATGGTGCTTTATGTTCAATAATGCTTAACAGTATCTTTGTACAGATATGAGATGATTCTTTGCTTGCTAATTTGTTGGCTTGTTACTGTTTCCAGCTTGTGTCAAAAATGCAATGGTGTGATGATTTGGATGCAGAGaacattatttttcttatttccaACTAACTTGTTCAGTTATTTGTAAGGCactgtaatttatttattttttttaaggcGAGTCGAGTTTGGCCatataaaactaattaaattatttattttgtgcAAGTTATATTTAGACACTATTTCCGTCCCTAATTATAGATTTATCACTGTCCTTTATTTATAAGGTTTTAAACATATtcgaaatatatttaatttttttctgtaATCTAAAATAAATGTTCTTGTATTAACATTAAGCATCTCTCCCTTttagaataataaataattttttttctgtaATCTAAAATAAATGTTCTTGTATAAACATTAAGCATCTCTCCCTTttagaataataaatatattttatattttattcaactTTCTTAATCAGTGTGAGTCTTAAATTAAGGGACCATTGACAGTGGCTATTGATCACAAATCATTATTTGTATGTATTTCAAGATTTAAAAATGTTGGAAGTTTAATATTGTAAGTGTAATTTAAAAATGTTGGAAGTTTAATATTGTAAGTGTAAAAGAAAAAACTCATTTGTTCTATAACAAAAGGTGCGAGCTTGATAGTTTTCTCCATCCAAAGGTATTAGGCAATTCGGCAAGGTGATCCATTCTCTTCTTATTATTTTCTTTAGGTTAATGCATGTTATTGGAAGTTCTATGTAAGTGGAGAATCCTAGGTGTCTCGTCTCTTTCTTGCATGTTTTTTATTTCAGAGGTCATTATAGAGTTTGTATCAAGCATTGTCtagatatttttttcaaacctcgAGGAAAAAGATTAGTGTTAAAAAAACTTGAGTTTATTTATTCGCCAACGCAAATCTCCAACTTCGGATGCAACATATAAGGTTTAGAGATGCGTCCAACTTGAAAAAGTATTTTGGAGCAAACATTACCCATGTTAGAAGCTCTAGAAACTAATTTTAACATATTACTTTCAAAATGGTCAAAATTGATTGAATGGTTGGGAACAAAAATGTTTGAATTAGGTCGGAAGAATTACACTTAATAAATGTGTGTTAAGTTCTATCCCTTATTTTCATTTGGAGTAGTATGCAAAAAATACGGTctactaaataaaattatttgagcAGCAACGGCTTAAATATGGCAGTTAAAAATTGTTGGAAATCAAAGAATGTGGGGATGAAGAGAAAAAGGAACCTTAAGGGCTTTCAAGATTGAATGAGAATCTCAAAACTGACAATGAAAAGAGGTTTTGATGATGACTGCGGATGGAAGGTGGTTCTGGTTTGATGACGCAAGGTGGAAGGTATCACTCTAACACCATGTTGAAAATTAGAAGGATAAGGAGATGAAGGTGAAAAGGAAGCTTGAGAGTTTAATGATTGGGACAAAAATCTCTTAGGGAACAATATGAAAAGATAATGAAAGGTGATACATTTGCTCTATTTAGAGCCTTATTGATCACAAACCAAGTGCAAGAAACTAGTTAATGATCCCTAACAAACTTAACATGCATCAAGATTCATTTATCCATTTCATCGGGAACAATAAATACCGTTAAATAATTCAGGATTTTCTAAATTTCAACCCTAAAAGAGAAATGCCAAGTGTATATCAACGAAATTTCTTAATCCTAAAAATGAGATCTTCCCAGTTCAGTCCGAAAACATGTAATTCCAAAAATTGTTTATCATTTGATACTCAAGAGATTGTAACTAACAATGCCTGCAAAATCTCTTCATGACCTTTCTATTAGCTGTATACATGTGTACATGAAGTGCATACTAATAAATATGCTTACCAACTAATAAATAAACGGAAAACTAAACTAAAAAGGGTTCCTTTTTAGTCCTTTCCTTTTTGAGACAGTTTTTGGGGTTGATTTCTGCAAAACATAAGACGAGAGACCAGTTATGTCTAGCTGAAGTTATTTCCTATCAAATATTAACAAGGAATCTAAGTCGATGAAAAGAATTATATACTTAcagattttgtttttttaatctttCCCCGAATCCTGTTCTTTGGAGGTTTCAACTTGTATAACCGCACCATCCAATGGTGGGTTGTGAACACCTGAATGAATTTAAGTGACTTACATCAGAAAACCAAAACAAGATCTGAAAAGAATATTAGAAAGAATGATTGCTGCGATGAATATAACATCAAAATATGCCAGCATAGATAAACACTTGGTAAATTATCAGATATTGTAGAACAGATACCATGATTGGTTCAGTATGTGAATTCATCTTGCCACACACTAAGTATAAATTAATTTCAGTATCATAATATATTTTACACAGCTAGACAAAATTCATAATAATCTGACCTCTTCAAAATGCGTAAGTTTGAAATGTTTCTTTCCAATCTCTGTCCGCCTCACTCTGTCAAATGCTTTACCGTCTGTCTCCACAAATCTGTAGCAAACCAATGTAGAGGGTGGTTAAGCAGCCTAACAGTTGAAAACAGATCATTTTTCAAAGCCAATTTTACAATGAAACTGACCTGTAATATGAAAGCTTATACATGAGTGAGTTAAGCATTGTTGGTGTGGCCATAGAATCAATTCGATATTGGCCATCCCTCTTTTGAAGAAGTTGAAAACAAAGAAGGGTTAACACTACTAATAAGCTCAGCAATTAATGAAAGCAGCTAGAGTATCGTCTGTTTTACAAAATCATATATTAATGCCCAGATTAAACAGCCAAAATTTCAAGTATGACTTACCAAGTAATCAGGTTCCTTTATGTGAGGGAATACACCCCCTCCAATACGAACCATCCACAGGAACTTATTAATATCATCACTGGGATACCCCACCAATCCTAATAATAAGCACGGAGCAACAAATCAGAAGAGAATGACTTTGATAATCCGAATATGAAAAAAGAAGCTGACCTCCAAAGACAACAAGAACATATTTGACATCCAAAGAGTGGAAAATTTCCCAAGCAGCCTTTTCTGGAGAAGACATTGCAGTACCAACAGTAGCAATATGCGTGTTATTCCAGGTATTATTGTCAACAATAACAGTTCGGTTAGCCATTGCAGTTGTTTGATATCCGTAATCCCACCAAGAAGCCACCTACAAGAAATTTCGAGAAGTAAATTtaacttttgtttttcttttaattggaAGTGGAGGAGTAATCTTATGGAGGATAACAATTTAGAAACTTAAGCCATAAACTATCCATTTGACTTGAGTGATCGAATATATCATGGATTCAACATTAAACaatgttaaatattattaaatactaAAGGGTTGATAAGCCTACCTATGAAGATCTTCCCACGAgttcataaattttaattattctgATAACTAGAACGCATCAAAGAGTGTAGTACTAGTGATTCAAATATAATGGTTGATAATTTCTACTCAACAACTAGCCACACACAAAAATGAGAAAGGAATCAAAATGTTAGTGGGACCAATTGTTTTTTTACAAGCTAGGGATAATGCCCCAAATTAATACAAAACATCAAGTAAGCCATCTCTAGTCTAATGGCATTTCACAATCCATGATATCAAACTATTGAAAATACAAAATAGTGAAATTTCATCATCTGCAGCCTCAATGGCAACTAGCTCAACCTACAGTGGCATCACCGATCACATCACATCACATTTTGTATATTTGAATGTACGTCGCAAAAAAAATGTTACATTTTAAGACATAAATTTCAAGATTAGAATCAACAAAATCATGCGGTCTTATGCAGATAGAAGATCATTAATCAGTATGTCGAACTTGACAGACAAGAGACACTGATAGTTCATTCCAAAGTGTCCCTCTTTAAAAACAGATTATAAAGTTCTTACAGAAGCAAATTCATATGTTTCAGCAGAAAAATATGGAAATGCCATGAAACTTACTTTATCATCTACTTCTGTGTTATGACTCAACCAAGCATAAGCCTctctaaaatcatcaaaaacatgAAGCCCGTCGTGTGAATGTGATGTTAGGACGATAGAAGGGGCTGAATAAGCTTCTGCTGCTGCCCATACACTGTGAACCTACAGGAGAGATCAAGATAATGAGGTCACTGTATCAAGAAAGATTTTTCTTATTGACATACACTGCAGCATGAGGATGCCTTGTTGACTGTTTTCAGAAAGACAATAACAAAATATCAATAAAGGATGACATTATAGACCTAACTGTGTACTAACCAGCATGGATTTAACAAACAACCAGGAATTTATCTAAAAGTAAAAGTAAATTGTGAAGTAATAATAAAGAAATACATTAAGTTAAATAAAAAGGAATAACTAAATATTAAATTCCTAGTGGGGAACAAAAACATATATTGAAAAGTAAAAGataatttgaaaatattattttggTTCAGAAACCTAGTTAACTTCAAAAGAATGATGGGATGATTTGGAAATTACCACATAGAAGGCACCCAGCAATATAAGTAAGACAATAGCAATGATGGATGTTTCCAGAGGTAAAACCGAAAGCCTTTTCTTAATTTGTGACTTGCTAGGAGGCTTTTCCACAGGTTCCTTTTCCTTCCTCTTGCTCTTCTTTGAGGTCCGTTCCTTAGGTGTGTCCTCAGCTTTATCAGTCTTCACAGTATCATCCGGCACAACACTTTCAGAACTGGCACCTCCAGCCTTGATAATCAAAGCACAATTTGAACAAGGATAGCTCATTGAGTGACTAAAAGGAAGCAATGTCAAATCTGATGACAATTAAAGAACAAATGCTTACATCAACATGAGAATCGACTGAGAGACTGGGTAGCTGAAATTTAATTGATCTAGTGAAAacatcaaaagcttgagaaagaGCAATCCCAGACAAGATGCAAGCCGCTGGAGCAAGCACAAGCATCAGGCGAACCTGATATTTGATGATATTGGGTAttcaataaaatgaaataaaaatgttttaaGTTGAAATACTGAAGTCCCATTAATCCCATACCATGACACCAGAAAAATACACTGATGTAACAATATAAAGTATCACAAAAGAGCTAGCATCAGATAGAGGCGAAAAGCAAGCCTGCAGCAGTAAGAACCAGCATGACTAAGTTAAGAGCTTCTCAGAATACTATGAGAAAATCAAACAAAAGACTTTTTCAGAAAGAGAACTCACGATAATGCCAGCTGGAACCAGAAACGCCAAGACATTGATGTCCATAAAGTAAGAAGGCCAAGTTGGTGGCTGATGCTCACTAACACTAGCAATGATTGGTATGTACTTGCTTGCATAAGTACTGAAACACGACAAACAAGTATTTAGCATTGGAGGCAACTAATACTGAGAAAATATTTTGCAAAATGACATATATTGACAAATATGAAGACACTTGTTTTAGCTATCTTAGTAATTTTGTAGTTACTATGAAATTGAAAGACCAATAAGCACCTCAAACAGAAAATGGTATTTTAGGTGACAAATGTGACTAATTTACTAGAAAGTGTTTCATTTAAAAGGTTTAATATTAAAAAGGTCAAACACGGTACT is part of the Vicia villosa cultivar HV-30 ecotype Madison, WI linkage group LG2, Vvil1.0, whole genome shotgun sequence genome and encodes:
- the LOC131649223 gene encoding dolichyl-diphosphooligosaccharide--protein glycosyltransferase subunit STT3A, whose amino-acid sequence is MAATDAQSSLRHAFGNVLVFFILILIGVLAFSIRLFSVIKYESVIHEFDPYFNYRVTQFLSKNGIYDFWNWFDDRTWYPLGRVIGGTVYPGLTLTAGTLWWVLNSLNIPLSVETVCVFTAPIFSAFASWATYLLTKEVKGSGAGLTAALFLAMVPSYISRSVAGSYDNEAVAIFALIFTFYLYIKTLNTGSLFYATLNSIAYFYMVCSWGGYTFIINLIPMHALLCIVTGRYSSRLYIAYAPFVILGTLLASLVPVVGFNAVMTSEHFASFLVFILIHVVALVYYIKGILSPKMFKVAVALVVSGGLAVCFAMVAVLIAMVASSPTMGWSGRSLSLLDPTYASKYIPIIASVSEHQPPTWPSYFMDINVLAFLVPAGIIACFSPLSDASSFVILYIVTSVYFSGVMVRLMLVLAPAACILSGIALSQAFDVFTRSIKFQLPSLSVDSHVDAGGASSESVVPDDTVKTDKAEDTPKERTSKKSKRKEKEPVEKPPSKSQIKKRLSVLPLETSIIAIVLLILLGAFYVVHSVWAAAEAYSAPSIVLTSHSHDGLHVFDDFREAYAWLSHNTEVDDKVASWWDYGYQTTAMANRTVIVDNNTWNNTHIATVGTAMSSPEKAAWEIFHSLDVKYVLVVFGGLVGYPSDDINKFLWMVRIGGGVFPHIKEPDYLRDGQYRIDSMATPTMLNSLMYKLSYYRFVETDGKAFDRVRRTEIGKKHFKLTHFEEVFTTHHWMVRLYKLKPPKNRIRGKIKKTKSKSTPKTVSKRKGLKRNPF